A single Oryza brachyantha chromosome 8, ObraRS2, whole genome shotgun sequence DNA region contains:
- the LOC102701848 gene encoding 1-phosphatidylinositol-3-phosphate 5-kinase FAB1B-like isoform X1 produces the protein MMGSPEGRLVELFGAVKSWMPRRGDHSPPPPQAGVGGGAASPQPHDLSRDFWMPDQSCRVCYDCDAQFTILNRRHHCRHCGRVFCARCTANSVPRAPGDAAREDGERIRVCNYCFRRWLEEEAAARRDVAHPSSPVLSTSPSAVSVGSEKSGSTGRSSTGTNGQMSSYTNFSYTDFPSVPVDGQGECCERDGCAEKQLPAMEPAGGVEPATYVDNTSDPYSFCLHRSDDEDDDYELFQSDSKVQHLQNSDEYFKTVCFDSHQVDSSDVKESVSPRQDTENFIDSVGIDKIGDHIIDICNTRSSSLYSMEVQENEPVDFENNISLWVPPEPEDEEDDHDGALCDEDDGEDATGEWGYLRSNSFGSGHCRSRDKSAEEHKRAMKDIVDGHFRALVAQLLQAEKVPLADKSGKESWLDIVTSLSWEAASLLKPDTSKGGRMDPGGYVKVKCLACGRPSDSFVVKGVVCKKNVAHRRMASRKEKPRILILGGALEYQRISNLLSSFDTLLQQETDYLKMAVAKIKAHQPSVVLVEKSVSRYAQDLFLEKNISLVLNIKRPLLERISRCTGAHIVPSIDYLSSQKLGHCDLFHVEKYVEEHGTAGEGGKKMLKTLMFFEGCPKPLGCTILLKGADGDELKKVKHVVQYGVFAAYHLALETSFLVDEGATLPELPLKSPIIVALPDKPSSADRSISTIPVVQMPTASSQNNGLALNGFRTMDQTIVTCSPEYKRCKRLGAGSMEPESAHFISQDKTIACLHGMVPQSSTDPLVQQSNSSFCHCPSCARDVVNEIHFEEHQRETSGHTLDNDFNALSAHRRNLGSAESGYLFMYNSESGDKIAAKLSVPLNVQISHDDDSSKDDSVIKKDEIPASPADNQSILVSLSSRCVWKETVCERPHLLRIKYYGNFDKPLGRFLRDQLFDQNNNCISCELPPEAHVYCYVHPQGSLTISVRKLAAKLPGEHDGKIWMWHRCLRCPRVNGLPPATKRVVMSDAAWGLSFGKFLELSFSNHAAASRVASCGHSLHRDCLRFYGFGEMVACFRYASIMVHSVYLPPPKLDFTSQHQEWVEQEANEVVDSAELLFTEVLNALHQISEGRPITGSFDGNMKILELRRNIMELEEILQIEKADFTESLKNLLKKEIRKGQPFIDILEVNKLRRQLLFLCYLWDQRLIFIANSGGKYCDTLGGLQVGSRSSDSNDKSVGTSASTKLEKAPKGPEVLSNSKDGSLNQSSGPLHANDEEPNSSRIVSGLNGMEDTIAKINHSNSADVKDNLDHQESNIGVRRVFSDGQFPVNADISDTLDAKWRGENGTVPDTSILKPLALLEGTADLKNQAKAVAAQSSLSVRSGDTVEDLSSWLKMPYMKFYDSLNRNSGTAPKFGALADYSPVYITLFRELSQQGGARLFLPTGANDIVIPVFDDEPTSIISYALISPMYCFQTLDESNKNKDGADSMLSLPVYDSGNFNPFHLFEDFGSTDDFTSSISGTRGSFVPDLIHLRVSFEDGGPLGKVKYTVTCYYAKSFEALRRSCCPSEVDFLRSISRCKKWGAQGGKSNVFFAKSLDDRFIIKQVTKTELESFLKFGLDYFKYLSESISTGSPTCLAKILGIYQVTIKHVKGGKESKMDLLVMENLLFGRNITRLYDLKGSSRSRYNADSSSNKVLLDQNLIEAMPTSPIFVGNKAKRLLERAVWNDTSFLAGIDVMDYSLLVGVDEEKHELVLGIIDFMRQYTWDKHLETWVKSSGILGGPKNAPPTVISPMQYKKRFRKAMSAYFIVIPEQWMPAIINPSKSSVNICEEDPQNASQE, from the exons ATGATGGGATCACCCGAGGGGCGGCTAGTGGAGCTGTTTGGTGCTGTGAAGTCGTGGATGCCGCGGCGGGGAGAtcactcgccgccgccgccgcaggcggGTGTGGGTGGTGGTGCGGCATCGCCGCAGCCACATGACCTGTCGCGGGACTTCTGGATGCCGGACCAGAGCTGCCGCGTTTGCTACGACTGCGACGCGCAGTTCACCATACTGAACCGGCGCCACCACTGCCGCCACTGCGGCCGCGTGTTCTGCGCGCGGTGCACGGCCAACTCCGTGCCGCGTGCGCCGGgggacgcggcgcgggaggaCGGCGAGCGGATCAGGGTCTGCAATTACTGCTTCAGGCgctggctggaggaggaggcggccgctCGGAGGGATGTGGCACATCCGTCCAGCCCTGTGCTGAGCACGTCGCCGTCTGCCGTGAGCGTCGGGAGCGAGAAGTCCGGTTCGACTGGGCGTAGCAGCACCGGGACGAACGGGCAGATGTCGTCTTACACGAACTTCAGCTACACAGACTTCCCATCCGTGCCGGTCGACGGCCAGGGAGAGTGCTGCGAGCGGGACGGCTGTGCGGAGAAGCAGCTGCCTGCAATGGAGCCGGCCGGGGGCGTGGAGCCTGCGACTTATGTGGACAACACATCGGATCCATACAGTTTTTGCTTGCATAG GAGTGATGATGAGGATGATGATTATGAACTTTTTCAGTCAGATTCGAAAGTGCAACACTTGCAAAATTCTGATGAATACTTCAAAACTGTGTGTTTTGATTCTCACCAAGTTGATTCTAGTGATGTAAAAGAATCTGTATCCCCAAGGCAAGAtacagaaaattttattgattcTGTGGGAATAGATAAGATTGGAGATCACATCATTGATATCTGCAATACTCGATCTTCTTCCTTGTATAGCATGGAAGTGCAAGAAAATGAGCCTGTAGATTTTGAAAACAACATCTCACTTTGGGTGCCTCCTGAACCTGAGGATGAAGAGGATGACCATGATGGTGCTTTATGTGATGAGGATGATGGGGAGGATGCCACTGGAGAGTGGGGATATCTACGCTCAAACAGTTTTGGTAGCGGACATTGTCGAAGTAGAGATAAATCAGCTGAGGAACACAAGCGAGCCATGAAAGACATTGTTGATGGGCATTTTCGAGCATTGGTTGCTCAACTTCTTCAGGCGGAAAAGGTACCATTGGCTGATAAATCTGGCAAAGAGAGTTGGCTAGATATAGTTACTTCTTTGTCTTGGGAAGCTGCATCTCTTCTAAAACCAGATACCAGCAAAGGGGGACGGATGGATCCTGGTGGCTATGTGAAGGTGAAATGCTTGGCTTGTGGTCGTCCAAGTGATAG TTTTGTTGTAAAAGGAGTTGTTTGTAAGAAGAATGTTGCTCATCGGCGCATGGcatcaagaaaagaaaagccaCGCATCCTGATCCTTGGTGGTGCACTTGAATATCAACGCATATCAAATTTGCTTTCTAGTTTTGATACTTTACTGCAGCAG GAAACAGATTATTTGAAAATGGCAGTTGCAAAGATCAAAGCCCACCAACCAAGTGTAGTATTGGTAGAGAAATCTGTGTCTCGATATGCTCAGGACttatttttggagaaaaacatTTCCCTTGTTCTGAATATCAAAAGACCACTTCTGGAAAGGATATCACGTTGCACTGGTGCTCATATAGTCCCGTCAATTGATTATTTGTCATCCCAAAAGCTTGGGCATTGTGATTTATTCCATGTGGAGAAATATGTTGAAGAGCATGGGACTGCTGGAGAAGGTGGGAAGAAAATGTTGAAGACCCTTATGTTTTTTGAAGGCTGCCCGAAGCCTTTGGGTTGCACA ATATTGCTCAAAGGAGCTGATGGTGACGAGCTGAAAAAAGTTAAGCATGTTGTGCAATATGGAGTTTTTGCAGCCTATCACTTGGCCCTGGAAACATCCTTTCTTGTGGATGAAGGTGCAACCCTTCCAGAGCTCCCTCTTAAGTCACCAATTATTGTTGCTTTGCCAGATAAACCTTCTAGCGCAGATAGATCCATTTCGACGATACCTGTTGTACAAATGCCTACTGCTTCATCACAAAACAATGGTTTGGCATTAAATGGTTTTCGAACTATGGACCAAACAATAGTAACATGCTCTCCTGAGTATAAAAGATGCAAAAGACTGGGAGCTGGTTCTATGGAACCTGAATCTGCTCATTTCATCAGCCAGGACAAAACCATTGCATGTTTGCATGGTATGGTCCCTCAGTCGTCTACTGATCCCTTGGTTCAGCAGTCAAACAGTTCATTTTGTCATTGCCCTTCTTGTGCTAGAGATGTAGTTAATGAAATACATTTTGAAGAACATCAACGTGAAACGTCTGGACATACCCTGGATAATGATTTCAATGCATTGTCTGCACATCGAAGAAATTTGGGGTCTGCTGAGAGTggctatttatttatgtataattcTGAGAGTGGCGACAAGATAGCAGCTAAATTGTCTGTTCCTCTCAATGTGCAAATTTCTCATGATGACGACAGTTCAAAGGATGATtcagtaataaaaaaagacgAAATTCCAGCATCTCCTGCTGACAATCAGAGTATATTGGTTTCTCTGTCCTCTCGTTGTGTTTGGAAAGAAACTGTTTGTGAGCGGCCACACCTTCTCcgcataaaatattatggaaACTTTGACAAACCTTTAGGAAGATTTCTACGTGACCAACTCTTTGATCAG AACAATAATTGTATCTCTTGTGAGTTGCCACCAGAGGCCCATGTTTATTGCTATGTCCACCCACAAGGCAGCTTAACAATTTCAGTGAGGAAACTTGCAGCGAAGTTGCCTGGTGAACATGATGGTAAAATATGGATGTGGCATAGATGCTTACGGTGTCCTCGTGTTAATGGACTACCTCCTGCAACTAAAAGAGTTGTGATGTCTGATGCTGCCTGGGGCCTGTCCTTTGGAAAATTTCTGGAACTTAGTTTCTCAAATCATGCAGCAGCTAGTAGGGTAGCTAGTTGCGGCCACTCTCTTCACCGGGATTGTCTTCGTTTTTATGG CTTTGGTGAAATGGTTGCTTGCTTCCGATATGCATCGATCATGGTTCATTCGGTGTATTTGCCACCACCCAAACTTGATTTCACTTCCCAGCACCAGGAATGGGTAGAGCAAGAAGCAAATGAG GTGGTTGACTCAGCTGAACTTCTGTTCACCGAAGTACTGAATGcactccaccaaatttcagagGGAAGGCCAATTACAGGTTCTTTTGATGGCAACATGAAGATCCTCGAGTTAAGAAGGAACATTATGGAGCTGGAAGAGATCCTGCAAATAGAGAAAGCAGATTTTACg GaatcattaaaaaatctacTGAAAAAGGAGATCAGAAAGGGGCAGCCGTTCATTGATATTCTTGAGGTTAACAAACTAAGGAGACAGCTACTGTTTCTGTGTTACCTGTGGGATCAGCGGTTAATCTTTATAGCAAATTCAGGTGGCAAGTACTGTGACACGCTAGGAGGTTTGCAGGTTGGAAGTAGGAGTTCTGACTCTAACGATAAATCAGTTGGTACAAGTGCAAGTACAAAACTAGAGAAGGCCCCAAAGGGCCCTGAAGTTCTTTCAAATTCTAAGGATGGATCCTTAAATCAGAGCTCAGGCCCACTTCATGCGAATGACGAGGAACCGAACAGTTCAAGAATTGTTTCAGGGTTGAATGGTATGGAAGATACCATAGCCAAAATCAATCATTCTAATAGCGCAGATGTTAAAGATAACCTGGATCATCAAGAATCTAATATTGGTGTTCGTAGGGTTTTTTCTGATGGGCAATTCCCAGTAAATGCTGATATTTCAGACACATTGGATGCAAAATGGAGAGGAGAAAATGGAACAGTTCCTGATACAAGCATCCTGAAACCACTAGCTCTGCTTGAAGGTACAGCTGATCTTAAAAATCAAGCTAAGGCAGTAGCAGCCCAATCTTCTTTATCTGTCAGGTCTGGAGATACAGTAGAAGACTTATCAAGCTGGCTTAAAATGCCATACATGAAATTCTATGACTCCTTAAACAGAAATTCTGGTACAGCACCAAAATTTGGGGCCCTGGCTGACTACAGTCCTGTGTATATTACATTGTTTCGTGAGTTGTCACAGCAAGGTGGAGCAAGACTTTTTCTGCCAACTGGAGCTAATGATATTGTTATTCCAGTATTTGATGATGAGCCAACCAGTATAATTTCTTATGCACTTATTTCACCCATGTACTGCTTCCAAACGTTGGATGAGAGCAACAAGAATAAAGATGGTGCAGATTCTATGCTTTCATTGCCTGTATATGATTCTGGAAATTTTAATCCTTTTCATTTGTTTGAGGATTTTGGATCCACTGACGATTTCACTTCATCAATATCTGGAACTAGAGGGTCATTTGTTCCCGACCTAATTCACCTAAGAGTTTCCTTTGAAGATGGTGGCCCACTCGGGAAAGTGAAATACACGGTGACATGCTACTATGCAAAAAGCTTTGAAGCTCTCAGAAGGTCTTGCTGTCCATCTGAGGTCGACTTTTTAAGATCTATCAGTCGATGCAAGAAATGGGGAGCACAAGGTGGCAAAAGCAATGTGTTCTTTGCAAAATCTTTGGATGATAGGTTTATAATAAAGCAGGTCACGAAGACAGAGCTTGAATCATTCCTTAAGTTTGGCCTAGactatttcaaatatttgtcAGAGTCCATAAGCACCGGAAGCCCCACATGCCTTGCAAAGATTTTGGGAATTTATCAG GTTACAATTAAGCATGTCAAGGGTGGCAAGGAGTCAAAAATGGATTTACTTGTGATGGAAAATCTTTTATTTGGACGGAATATTACAAGGCTCTATGATCTCAAGGGATCTTCTAGGTCAAGGTATAATGCTGATTCCAGCAGCAACAAGGTTCTTCTTGACCAGAACTTGATCGAGGCAATGCCAACGTCACCAATTTTTGTTGGGAACAAGGCAAAGAGGCTTCTGGAAAGAGCTGTTTGGAATGATACTTCCTTTCTGGCA GGAATTGATGTGATGGATTATTCATTGCTTGTGGGAGTTGACGAGGAGAAACATGAATTGGTCCTGGGAATAATTGATTTTATGAGGCAGTATACATGGGACAAGCATCTCGAGACATGGGTCAAATCGTCTGGTATTCTTGGCGGGCCGAAGAATGCCCCTCCAACTGTAATTTCACCGATGCAGTATAAGAAGCGGTTTAGAAAAGCCATGTCTGcgtattttattgtaattccTGAGCAATGGATGCCTGCAATAATCAATCCGAGCAAATCATCAGTAAACATTTGCGAAGAAGATCCTCAAAATGCTTCACAAGAGTAG
- the LOC102712286 gene encoding transcription factor MYB77-like, protein MAAGGGGRKTPWTEEEDEVLRRGVREHRRQNWAEIALALPRRGPKSCRLRWCQHLSPELDSRAFTPEEDALIVEQQRVHGNKWATIARCLTGRSDNAVKNRWNSTLRKLRPAAAEKAVAAAHDDAPVCLELFPARAGGVKEAAVSTVAAGRFSREKDEEDVATGLTLGLPVLSEEAEELELRLRPSWPATM, encoded by the coding sequence atggcggcgggcggcggcggcaggaagACGCCgtggacggaggaggaggacgaggtgCTGCGGCGAGGGGTGCGCGAGCACCGGCGGCAGAACTGGGCGGAGATCGCGCTGGCGCTGCCCCGGCGCGGGCCCAAGTCGTGCCGGCTGCGGTGGTGCCAGCACCTGTCGCCGGAGCTGGACAGCCGGGCCTTCACCCCGGAGGAGGACGCGCTCATCGTCGAGCAGCAGCGCGTGCACGGCAACAAGTGGGCCACCATCGCGCGCTGCCTCACCGGCCGCTCCGACAACGCCGTCAAGAACCGGTGGAACTCGACGCTCCGCAAGCtgcggccggccgccgcggagaAGGCGGTCGCAGCCGCGCACGACGACGCCCCGGTTTGCCTCGAGCTGTTCCCCGCGAGGGCCGGGGGCGTGAAGGAGGCTGCGGtgtcgacggtggcggcgggtcGGTTCTCCCGTGAGAAGGATGAGGAGGACGTGGCGACCGGACTGACGCTGGGGTTGCCGGTGCTGagcgaggaggcggaggagctgGAGCTCAGGCTCCGGCCTTCGTGGCCGGCGACCATGTGA
- the LOC102701848 gene encoding 1-phosphatidylinositol-3-phosphate 5-kinase FAB1B-like isoform X2, with protein MWTTHRIHTVFACIDSKVQHLQNSDEYFKTVCFDSHQVDSSDVKESVSPRQDTENFIDSVGIDKIGDHIIDICNTRSSSLYSMEVQENEPVDFENNISLWVPPEPEDEEDDHDGALCDEDDGEDATGEWGYLRSNSFGSGHCRSRDKSAEEHKRAMKDIVDGHFRALVAQLLQAEKVPLADKSGKESWLDIVTSLSWEAASLLKPDTSKGGRMDPGGYVKVKCLACGRPSDSFVVKGVVCKKNVAHRRMASRKEKPRILILGGALEYQRISNLLSSFDTLLQQETDYLKMAVAKIKAHQPSVVLVEKSVSRYAQDLFLEKNISLVLNIKRPLLERISRCTGAHIVPSIDYLSSQKLGHCDLFHVEKYVEEHGTAGEGGKKMLKTLMFFEGCPKPLGCTILLKGADGDELKKVKHVVQYGVFAAYHLALETSFLVDEGATLPELPLKSPIIVALPDKPSSADRSISTIPVVQMPTASSQNNGLALNGFRTMDQTIVTCSPEYKRCKRLGAGSMEPESAHFISQDKTIACLHGMVPQSSTDPLVQQSNSSFCHCPSCARDVVNEIHFEEHQRETSGHTLDNDFNALSAHRRNLGSAESGYLFMYNSESGDKIAAKLSVPLNVQISHDDDSSKDDSVIKKDEIPASPADNQSILVSLSSRCVWKETVCERPHLLRIKYYGNFDKPLGRFLRDQLFDQNNNCISCELPPEAHVYCYVHPQGSLTISVRKLAAKLPGEHDGKIWMWHRCLRCPRVNGLPPATKRVVMSDAAWGLSFGKFLELSFSNHAAASRVASCGHSLHRDCLRFYGFGEMVACFRYASIMVHSVYLPPPKLDFTSQHQEWVEQEANEVVDSAELLFTEVLNALHQISEGRPITGSFDGNMKILELRRNIMELEEILQIEKADFTESLKNLLKKEIRKGQPFIDILEVNKLRRQLLFLCYLWDQRLIFIANSGGKYCDTLGGLQVGSRSSDSNDKSVGTSASTKLEKAPKGPEVLSNSKDGSLNQSSGPLHANDEEPNSSRIVSGLNGMEDTIAKINHSNSADVKDNLDHQESNIGVRRVFSDGQFPVNADISDTLDAKWRGENGTVPDTSILKPLALLEGTADLKNQAKAVAAQSSLSVRSGDTVEDLSSWLKMPYMKFYDSLNRNSGTAPKFGALADYSPVYITLFRELSQQGGARLFLPTGANDIVIPVFDDEPTSIISYALISPMYCFQTLDESNKNKDGADSMLSLPVYDSGNFNPFHLFEDFGSTDDFTSSISGTRGSFVPDLIHLRVSFEDGGPLGKVKYTVTCYYAKSFEALRRSCCPSEVDFLRSISRCKKWGAQGGKSNVFFAKSLDDRFIIKQVTKTELESFLKFGLDYFKYLSESISTGSPTCLAKILGIYQVTIKHVKGGKESKMDLLVMENLLFGRNITRLYDLKGSSRSRYNADSSSNKVLLDQNLIEAMPTSPIFVGNKAKRLLERAVWNDTSFLAGIDVMDYSLLVGVDEEKHELVLGIIDFMRQYTWDKHLETWVKSSGILGGPKNAPPTVISPMQYKKRFRKAMSAYFIVIPEQWMPAIINPSKSSVNICEEDPQNASQE; from the exons ATGTGGACAACACATCGGATCCATACAGTTTTTGCTTGCATAG ATTCGAAAGTGCAACACTTGCAAAATTCTGATGAATACTTCAAAACTGTGTGTTTTGATTCTCACCAAGTTGATTCTAGTGATGTAAAAGAATCTGTATCCCCAAGGCAAGAtacagaaaattttattgattcTGTGGGAATAGATAAGATTGGAGATCACATCATTGATATCTGCAATACTCGATCTTCTTCCTTGTATAGCATGGAAGTGCAAGAAAATGAGCCTGTAGATTTTGAAAACAACATCTCACTTTGGGTGCCTCCTGAACCTGAGGATGAAGAGGATGACCATGATGGTGCTTTATGTGATGAGGATGATGGGGAGGATGCCACTGGAGAGTGGGGATATCTACGCTCAAACAGTTTTGGTAGCGGACATTGTCGAAGTAGAGATAAATCAGCTGAGGAACACAAGCGAGCCATGAAAGACATTGTTGATGGGCATTTTCGAGCATTGGTTGCTCAACTTCTTCAGGCGGAAAAGGTACCATTGGCTGATAAATCTGGCAAAGAGAGTTGGCTAGATATAGTTACTTCTTTGTCTTGGGAAGCTGCATCTCTTCTAAAACCAGATACCAGCAAAGGGGGACGGATGGATCCTGGTGGCTATGTGAAGGTGAAATGCTTGGCTTGTGGTCGTCCAAGTGATAG TTTTGTTGTAAAAGGAGTTGTTTGTAAGAAGAATGTTGCTCATCGGCGCATGGcatcaagaaaagaaaagccaCGCATCCTGATCCTTGGTGGTGCACTTGAATATCAACGCATATCAAATTTGCTTTCTAGTTTTGATACTTTACTGCAGCAG GAAACAGATTATTTGAAAATGGCAGTTGCAAAGATCAAAGCCCACCAACCAAGTGTAGTATTGGTAGAGAAATCTGTGTCTCGATATGCTCAGGACttatttttggagaaaaacatTTCCCTTGTTCTGAATATCAAAAGACCACTTCTGGAAAGGATATCACGTTGCACTGGTGCTCATATAGTCCCGTCAATTGATTATTTGTCATCCCAAAAGCTTGGGCATTGTGATTTATTCCATGTGGAGAAATATGTTGAAGAGCATGGGACTGCTGGAGAAGGTGGGAAGAAAATGTTGAAGACCCTTATGTTTTTTGAAGGCTGCCCGAAGCCTTTGGGTTGCACA ATATTGCTCAAAGGAGCTGATGGTGACGAGCTGAAAAAAGTTAAGCATGTTGTGCAATATGGAGTTTTTGCAGCCTATCACTTGGCCCTGGAAACATCCTTTCTTGTGGATGAAGGTGCAACCCTTCCAGAGCTCCCTCTTAAGTCACCAATTATTGTTGCTTTGCCAGATAAACCTTCTAGCGCAGATAGATCCATTTCGACGATACCTGTTGTACAAATGCCTACTGCTTCATCACAAAACAATGGTTTGGCATTAAATGGTTTTCGAACTATGGACCAAACAATAGTAACATGCTCTCCTGAGTATAAAAGATGCAAAAGACTGGGAGCTGGTTCTATGGAACCTGAATCTGCTCATTTCATCAGCCAGGACAAAACCATTGCATGTTTGCATGGTATGGTCCCTCAGTCGTCTACTGATCCCTTGGTTCAGCAGTCAAACAGTTCATTTTGTCATTGCCCTTCTTGTGCTAGAGATGTAGTTAATGAAATACATTTTGAAGAACATCAACGTGAAACGTCTGGACATACCCTGGATAATGATTTCAATGCATTGTCTGCACATCGAAGAAATTTGGGGTCTGCTGAGAGTggctatttatttatgtataattcTGAGAGTGGCGACAAGATAGCAGCTAAATTGTCTGTTCCTCTCAATGTGCAAATTTCTCATGATGACGACAGTTCAAAGGATGATtcagtaataaaaaaagacgAAATTCCAGCATCTCCTGCTGACAATCAGAGTATATTGGTTTCTCTGTCCTCTCGTTGTGTTTGGAAAGAAACTGTTTGTGAGCGGCCACACCTTCTCcgcataaaatattatggaaACTTTGACAAACCTTTAGGAAGATTTCTACGTGACCAACTCTTTGATCAG AACAATAATTGTATCTCTTGTGAGTTGCCACCAGAGGCCCATGTTTATTGCTATGTCCACCCACAAGGCAGCTTAACAATTTCAGTGAGGAAACTTGCAGCGAAGTTGCCTGGTGAACATGATGGTAAAATATGGATGTGGCATAGATGCTTACGGTGTCCTCGTGTTAATGGACTACCTCCTGCAACTAAAAGAGTTGTGATGTCTGATGCTGCCTGGGGCCTGTCCTTTGGAAAATTTCTGGAACTTAGTTTCTCAAATCATGCAGCAGCTAGTAGGGTAGCTAGTTGCGGCCACTCTCTTCACCGGGATTGTCTTCGTTTTTATGG CTTTGGTGAAATGGTTGCTTGCTTCCGATATGCATCGATCATGGTTCATTCGGTGTATTTGCCACCACCCAAACTTGATTTCACTTCCCAGCACCAGGAATGGGTAGAGCAAGAAGCAAATGAG GTGGTTGACTCAGCTGAACTTCTGTTCACCGAAGTACTGAATGcactccaccaaatttcagagGGAAGGCCAATTACAGGTTCTTTTGATGGCAACATGAAGATCCTCGAGTTAAGAAGGAACATTATGGAGCTGGAAGAGATCCTGCAAATAGAGAAAGCAGATTTTACg GaatcattaaaaaatctacTGAAAAAGGAGATCAGAAAGGGGCAGCCGTTCATTGATATTCTTGAGGTTAACAAACTAAGGAGACAGCTACTGTTTCTGTGTTACCTGTGGGATCAGCGGTTAATCTTTATAGCAAATTCAGGTGGCAAGTACTGTGACACGCTAGGAGGTTTGCAGGTTGGAAGTAGGAGTTCTGACTCTAACGATAAATCAGTTGGTACAAGTGCAAGTACAAAACTAGAGAAGGCCCCAAAGGGCCCTGAAGTTCTTTCAAATTCTAAGGATGGATCCTTAAATCAGAGCTCAGGCCCACTTCATGCGAATGACGAGGAACCGAACAGTTCAAGAATTGTTTCAGGGTTGAATGGTATGGAAGATACCATAGCCAAAATCAATCATTCTAATAGCGCAGATGTTAAAGATAACCTGGATCATCAAGAATCTAATATTGGTGTTCGTAGGGTTTTTTCTGATGGGCAATTCCCAGTAAATGCTGATATTTCAGACACATTGGATGCAAAATGGAGAGGAGAAAATGGAACAGTTCCTGATACAAGCATCCTGAAACCACTAGCTCTGCTTGAAGGTACAGCTGATCTTAAAAATCAAGCTAAGGCAGTAGCAGCCCAATCTTCTTTATCTGTCAGGTCTGGAGATACAGTAGAAGACTTATCAAGCTGGCTTAAAATGCCATACATGAAATTCTATGACTCCTTAAACAGAAATTCTGGTACAGCACCAAAATTTGGGGCCCTGGCTGACTACAGTCCTGTGTATATTACATTGTTTCGTGAGTTGTCACAGCAAGGTGGAGCAAGACTTTTTCTGCCAACTGGAGCTAATGATATTGTTATTCCAGTATTTGATGATGAGCCAACCAGTATAATTTCTTATGCACTTATTTCACCCATGTACTGCTTCCAAACGTTGGATGAGAGCAACAAGAATAAAGATGGTGCAGATTCTATGCTTTCATTGCCTGTATATGATTCTGGAAATTTTAATCCTTTTCATTTGTTTGAGGATTTTGGATCCACTGACGATTTCACTTCATCAATATCTGGAACTAGAGGGTCATTTGTTCCCGACCTAATTCACCTAAGAGTTTCCTTTGAAGATGGTGGCCCACTCGGGAAAGTGAAATACACGGTGACATGCTACTATGCAAAAAGCTTTGAAGCTCTCAGAAGGTCTTGCTGTCCATCTGAGGTCGACTTTTTAAGATCTATCAGTCGATGCAAGAAATGGGGAGCACAAGGTGGCAAAAGCAATGTGTTCTTTGCAAAATCTTTGGATGATAGGTTTATAATAAAGCAGGTCACGAAGACAGAGCTTGAATCATTCCTTAAGTTTGGCCTAGactatttcaaatatttgtcAGAGTCCATAAGCACCGGAAGCCCCACATGCCTTGCAAAGATTTTGGGAATTTATCAG GTTACAATTAAGCATGTCAAGGGTGGCAAGGAGTCAAAAATGGATTTACTTGTGATGGAAAATCTTTTATTTGGACGGAATATTACAAGGCTCTATGATCTCAAGGGATCTTCTAGGTCAAGGTATAATGCTGATTCCAGCAGCAACAAGGTTCTTCTTGACCAGAACTTGATCGAGGCAATGCCAACGTCACCAATTTTTGTTGGGAACAAGGCAAAGAGGCTTCTGGAAAGAGCTGTTTGGAATGATACTTCCTTTCTGGCA GGAATTGATGTGATGGATTATTCATTGCTTGTGGGAGTTGACGAGGAGAAACATGAATTGGTCCTGGGAATAATTGATTTTATGAGGCAGTATACATGGGACAAGCATCTCGAGACATGGGTCAAATCGTCTGGTATTCTTGGCGGGCCGAAGAATGCCCCTCCAACTGTAATTTCACCGATGCAGTATAAGAAGCGGTTTAGAAAAGCCATGTCTGcgtattttattgtaattccTGAGCAATGGATGCCTGCAATAATCAATCCGAGCAAATCATCAGTAAACATTTGCGAAGAAGATCCTCAAAATGCTTCACAAGAGTAG